In one window of Solanum pennellii chromosome 2, SPENNV200 DNA:
- the LOC107010584 gene encoding uncharacterized protein LOC107010584, which translates to MGGMKAFLGALVLLSLLWLILYGILVNQETKKITATTIDRLDFWKITQTERYDLQKNLNYVNKRIQINDTPNRKAGKGTRAATKNVSARAIKHVLIEAEKQYLQRNPNINYVSKRRVPTGPNAIHNRKVGEYREPPNRA; encoded by the exons atggGTGGTATGAAGGCTTTCTTGGGTGCTCTTGTTTTACTTAGTTTACTGTGGCTCATTTTGTATGGTATTTTAGTCAATCAGGAAACTAAAAAAATCACTGCTACGACGATCGATCGTCTAGATTTTTGGAAGATAACACAAACAGAAAGGTATGATCTTCAAAAGAATCTCAATTATGTGAACAAAAGAATTCAAATCAATGACACTCCAAACAG GAAAGCAGGGAAGGGAACTAGGGCTGCCACCAAAAATGTAAGTGCTAGAGCAATCAAACATGTACTAATAGAAGCTGAGAAGCAATATCTTCAAAGAAATCCAAATATCAATTATGTGAGCAAAAGAAGAGTGCCTACTGGACCAAATGCCATTCACAACAG GAAAGTAGGAGAGTATAGAGAGCCACCCAATCGAGCTTGA
- the LOC107008889 gene encoding uncharacterized protein LOC107008889 yields MGACASKPNGCVGIRGRRLVRRKRHRVSRKRNVSKTHSASQNLSKIEPSSSADHSYSNPAFQGNAESWFDPEMVVESDCEDDFHSVQDVFSQNGSFSTGVSPRFSDFVYHNGNAASDLSEKHEQPNGSEEPSVVKEGVVKRYFSADSQLKSNSQTEMDDPSLNDKTPRSMDGGARVETGIFHNCGRQNPCLPCLACVASSDEKKKSLNPISPRSRKKSSLTQMLSFKWRETNSSSALLSPKTVLQRPIAGSQIPCSPLGRKMANCWSSVEPNTFKIRGKNFFRDKKKDFALNCAAFYPFGADVFLSPRKIDHVARFVELPAIDSSSEVPSILVVNLQIPLYPPAIFQNEYDGEGMNFVLYFKLSENYSTEMPVQFQENLQRLIHDEIEKIKGFPRDTNAPFRERLKFLGRVVNTEDLQLSAAEKKLLNAYNEKPVLSRPQHEFYLGENYFEIDLDIHRFNYLARKGVESFKDRLKNCVLDFGLTIQGNKAEDLPENMLCCIRMNEIDYAKYHQLGF; encoded by the exons ATGGGAGCATGTGCATCGAAACCTAATGGGTGTGTAGGAATTAGGGGTCGGAGGCTTGTTCGTCGGAAGAGACACAGAGTTAGTAGAAAGAGAAATGTATCGAAGACTCATTCGGCTTCTCAAAATCTCAGTAAGATTGAACCATCTTCTTCAGCTGATCATTCTTACTCTAATCCTGCTTTTCAAG GAAATGCAGAGTCTTGGTTCGACCCGGAGATGGTGGTTGAGTCTGACTGTGAGGATGATTTTCATAGTGTTCAAGATG TTTTTTCTCAAAATGGATCTTTTTCAACTGGGGTTTCTCCAAGGTTTTCTGATTTTGTGTATCACAATGGCAATGCTGCTTCTGACCTCTCCGAGAAACATGAACAGCCAAATGGAAGTGAAGAACCAAGTGTTGTTAAAGAGGGTGTTGTAAAGAGATATTTTTCAGCAGATTCTCAACTTAAGTCCAATTCTCAAACTGAGATGGATGACCCAAGTCTTAATGATAAAACACCCCGAAGCATGGATGGTGGTGCTAGGGTTGAAACAGGAATTTTCCACAATTGTGGAAGACAAAATCCGTGTCTGCCTTGTCTTGCTTGTGTTGCCTCTTCGgatgaaaagaaaaagtctCTAAACCCGATCTCACCACGCAGCCGGAAAAAATCATCCCTAACCCAGATGTTATCTTTTAAATGGAGAGAAACAAATTCAAGTTCTGCATTAT TGTCCCCAAAGACTGTTCTGCAAAGACCAATAGCTGGTTCTCAAATTCCTTGTAGCCCGTTGGGACGGAAAATGGCGAACTGCTGGTCATCCGTTGAGCCAAATACTTTCAAGATCCGTGGTAAAAATTTCTTCAG GGATAAGAAGAAAGACTTTGCTTTAAATTGTGCTGCATTTTATCCTTTTGGTGCTGATGTATTCTTATCACCACGGAAAATTGATCATGTTGCACGTTTTGTGGAACTTCCAGCCATCGATTCATCCAGTGAAGTTCCATCCATTCTTGTTGTAAATCTTCAG ATACCGTTGTACCCTCCTGCAATCTTCCAAAATGAATATGATGGAGAAGGGATGAATTTTGTTCTCTACTTCAAACTTTCAGAAAATTACTCCACGGAAATGCCAGTCCAATTTCAAGAAAATCTCCAG AGGTTAATACATGATGAAATTGAGAAGATCAAAGGCTTTCCCAGGGATACAAATGCACCCTTCAGGGAAAGATTGAAATTCTTGGGCCGAGTTGTAAACACAGAGGATCTTCAATTAAGTGCGGCTGAGAAGAAACTCTTGAATGCATACAACGAAAAGCCTGTGCTCTCACGTCCTCAACATGAATTCTATTTG GGAGAAAACTATTTTGAGATTGATTTGGACATTCATAGATTCAATTATCTCGCAAGAAAAGGAGTGGAATCATTTAAAGACAGATTGAAAAACTGTGTCCTTGACTTTGGTCTGACAATTCAG GGAAACAAGGCAGAGGATTTACCAGAAAATATGTTGTGTTGTATTAGAATGAATGAGATCGATTACGCCAAGTATCACCAACTTGGCTTCTAA
- the LOC107009197 gene encoding glycerol-3-phosphate 2-O-acyltransferase 6-like: MAKKDSKKFPTIQQCESKGREDQTVVADMDGTLLVGRSSFPYFALVAFEVGGISRLIFLILASPLAGFLYYFISESAGIRVLVFATFFGMKVSDIESVARAVLPKFYSSDLHPETWRVFSSCGKRCVLTANPRVMVEPFLKEYLSVDIVIGTEICTYKGRATGFVNECGVLVGDNKAKALQKAFGSKFAPHIGLGDRKTDFPFMNLCKESYIVPPDPDMKPMGQDKLPKPIVFHDGRLVQKPSPLMALMIILWIPVGFLLACLRIAAGALLPMPLVYYAFWTLGVRVIIKGNPPLPARKSTGRTGVLFICSHRTLLDPIFLSTALGRPIPAVTYSLSRLSEIISPIKTVRLSRDRITDANMIKKLLQEGDLVICPEGTTCREPFLLRFSALFAELTNELVPVAMCNKMSMFHGTTARGWKGMDPFYFFMNPSPSYEVNFLNKWPYELTCKAGKSSHDVANYIQRTIAATLSYECTNFTRKDKYMALAGNDGTVTTKSEFASKKVTTGC; the protein is encoded by the exons ATGGCtaaaaaagattcaaaaaaGTTTCCAACAATTCAACAATGTGAATCAAAGGGACGTGAAGATCAAACAGTAGTAGCAGACATGGATGGAACATTACTAGTTGGACGCAGCTCTTTTCCTTATTTTGCACTTGTTGCTTTTGAAGTTGGTGGTATTTCTAggcttatttttttaatcttagcATCTCCGTTGGCTGGCTTTTTATACTATTTCATCTCTGAATCCGCGGGGATTAGAGTCCTGGTCTTTGCAACATTTTTTGGTATGAAAGTATCTGATATAGAATCCGTGGCACGAGCTGTTCTACCAAAGTTTTATTCGAGCGATTTGCATCCTGAGACATGGCGTGTTTTTTCATCATGTGGGAAAAGGTGTGTTCTTACCGCGAATCCTAGGGTTATGGTTGAACCATTTTTGAAGGAATATTTAAGTGTTGATATTGTTATTGGGACAGAAATATGTACATATAAAGGAAGAGCTACTGGATTTGTTAATGAATGTGGAGTTCTTGTTGGTGATAACAAGGCTAAGGCACTTCAAAAGGCTTTTGGTTCTAAATTTGCACCTCACATTGGACTTGGTGATCGCAAAACTGATTTTCCATTCATGAATTTATGCAAG GAAAGTTACATAGTACCACCTGACCCCGATATGAAGCCCATGGGCCAAGATAAGTTACCAAAGCCCATTGTTTTTCATGATGGCAGACTTGTTCAAAAACCAAGCCCTTTAATGGCACTCATGATTATTCTTTGGATCCCTGTTGGTTTCCTCTTAGCATGCTTACGCATAGCTGCGGGTGCGCTCTTACCGATGCCTTTAGTCTATTACGCCTTTTGGACCCTTGGGGTTCGAGTCATAATCAAAGGGAACCCACCTCTTCCAGCCCGAAAATCCACGGGCCGAACCGGTGTCCTATTTATTTGCTCTCATCGAACCCTTCTTGACCCAATTTTCCTCTCAACGGCCCTTGGTAGGCCCATCCCTGCGGTCACTTACTCCTTGTCACGACTCTCTGAGATTATTTCACCTATTAAAACGGTCCGTCTTAGTCGTGACCGTATAACGGACGCTAACATGATCAAAAAGCTCTTACAAGAAGGTGATTTGGTTATATGTCCCGAAGGAACAACATGTAGAGAACCATTTCTACTGAGATTTTCGGCGTTATTCGCGGAGTTGACGAACGAGCTTGTCCCCGTGGCGATGTGTAATAAAATGAGCATGTTCCATGGCACGACGGCTAGGGGTTGGAAAGGAATGGaccctttttatttcttcatgaATCCTAGCCCATCATATGAggtgaattttttgaacaaatGGCCATATGAATTGACTTGTAAAGCTGGAAAATCAAGCCATGATGTGGCAAATTATATACAGAGGACGATCGCCGCAACGTTATCGTATGAGTGCACCAATTTTACAAGGAAGGATAAGTACATGGCTTTGGCTGGAAATGATGGAACAGTGACTACAAAATCTGAATTTGCAAGCAAGAAAGTAACGACGGGCTGCTAA
- the LOC107009198 gene encoding probable prolyl 4-hydroxylase 6, whose protein sequence is MMTWCNTLCCSMDCCLHVILLFSLCFIAVFPHLSHSSPQFSLWNGNKEIKTSILKLTTNSLSTPIDPTRVTQISWHPRVFIYRNFLTNEECDHFISLAKDHLEKSMVTDLETGKSIESEYRTSSGTFLNKAQDEIVANVEARIAAWTFLPEENGEPMQILHYEHGQKYEPHFDYFTDKINKEIGGHRIATLLMYLSDVDKGGETVFPRSEAADSQPKGDDWSNCAKDGYAVKPRKGDALLFFNLHINATTDRLSLHGSCPVIEGEKWSATKWIHIRSYDSIPSAEKCIDAHPDCSSWAATGECDENPLYMVGTEQYVGHCRKSCNVCS, encoded by the exons atgatgaCTTGGTGTAACACTCTGTGTTGTTCGATGGATTGTTGTCTTCATGTTATTCTTCTATTCTCACTCTGTTTCATTGCAGTTTTTCCTCATCTATCTCATTCTTCACCTCAATTTTCCTTATGGAATGGCAATAAAGAAAT aAAAACGTCGATTTTGAAATTGACGACTAATTCCTTGTCGACTCCAATTGATCCAACAAGGGTAACTCAAATTTCATGGCACCCCAG AGTTTTTATATATAGGAATTTTTTGACAAATGAAGAGTGTGATCATTTCATCTCTCTG GCTAAAGATCATCTGGAGAAATCCATGGTGACTGACCTTGAAACAGGGAAGAGCATAGAGAGTGAATATCGGACAAGTAGTGGCACGTTTCTCAACAAAGCTCAG GATGAAATTGTTGCTAATGTGGAAGCCAGAATAGCTGCCTGGACATTTCTCCCTGAAG AGAATGGAGAACCAATGCAGATATTGCATTACGAACATGGGCAAAAATACGAGCcacattttgattattttacggacaaaattaataaagagatagGCGGTCATCGTATAGCTACTCTCCTTATGTATTTGTCAGATGTTGATAAGGGTGGAGAAACAGTTTTTCCTAGATCAGAG GCTGCAGATTCTCAGCCAAAGGGTGATGATTGGTCTAATTGTGCTAAAGATGGCTATGCAG TAAAACCAAGGAAAGGCGATGCGTTGTTGTTTTTCAATCTACATATTAATGCAACAACTGATCGTTTGAGCTTGCACGGAAGTTGCCCAGTGATTGAAGGTGAGAAGTGGTCTGCTACAAAGTGGATTCATATAAGGTCCTATGACAGTATTCCATCAGCTGAGAAGTGTATCGATGCGCATCCTGATTGCTCCAGTTGGGCTGCTACTGGTGAATGTGATGAAAATCCGTTATATATGGTTGGCACTGAACAATATGTAGGTCATTGCAGGAAGAGCTGTAATGTTTGTTCATGA
- the LOC107009196 gene encoding serine/threonine-protein kinase D6PKL2: MMNREANNSIDTDATSLKVSFQELSVSNTNSTSIELCSTSFTLSENNSVGSKLSDGGFEGKGMDSLNVEIDKNVEFVESENTSFSSVSYCNSADPNEVSYRGVCPSKPHKGNDIRWDAIQCVKGKDGELGLAHFRLLKKLGFGDIGSVYLAELRGMGCLFAMKVMDKGMLAGRKKVVRAQTEREILGLLDHPFLPTLYSHFETDKFSCLLMEFCSGGDLHLLRQRQPGKHFTEQAARFYASEVLLALEYLHMMGVIYRDLKPENVLVREDGHIMLSDFDLSLRCCVNPTLVRSSDEPSCAISAYCIQPSCIDPACKLPVCVEPSCFQPSCFKPRLFNNKTTKTRGDRATMISSDSLPVLVAEPTTARSMSFVGTHEYLAPEIIRGDGHGSAVDWWTFGIFLYELLHGKTPFKGNGNRETLFNVVGQPLKFPEGSTVSFAAKDLIRGLLVKDPQKRLGFKRGATEIKQHPFFENVNWALIRSTHPPEIPKPVDLTFFKQSSKAASDSDRSSSGPYLDFEFF, translated from the exons ATGATGAATAGAGAAGCCAATAATAGTATAGACACTGATGCCACTTCTCTTAAGGTCAGTTTTCAAGAACTTAGTGTTAGCAATACTAATAGTACTAGCATTGAACTTTGTAGCACTAGTTTTACCTTGTCTGAGAATAATAGTGTAGGAAGTAAGTTGAGTGATGGTGGTTTTGAGGGAAAAGGGATGGATTCTTTGAATGTTGAAATTGACAAGAATGTGGAATTTGTTGAGAGTGAGAATACTAGTTTTAGTTCAGTTAGTTATTGTAACAGTGCTGACCCGAATGAGGTTAGTTATAGGGGGGTTTGTCCATCGAAACCTCACAAGGGTAACGATATTCGGTGGGATGCAATACAATGTGTGAAGGGGAAAGATGGGGAGTTGGGTTTGGCACATTTTAGGCTTTTGAAAAAATTGGGATTTGGCGATATTGGGAGCGTTTATTTGGCGGAGTTAAGAGGGATGGGATGCTTGTTTGCAATGAAGGTTATGGATAAAGGGATGTTAGCTGGGAGGAAAAAGGTGGTGAGAGCTCAAACTGAGAGGGAAATTTTGGGTTTGTTGGACCATCCATTCCTACCAACCCTTTATTCGCATTTTGAAACGGACAAGTTTTCGTGCTTGTTGATGGAGTTCTGCAGTGGCGGAGATCTTCATTTGCTCAGGCAGCGCCAGCCCGGGAAGCATTTTACAGAACAAGCAGCAAG GTTTTATGCTTCAGAGGTGTTGCTTGCCCTCGAGTATTTACACATGATGGGAGTTATATACAGAGATCTAAAGCCTGAAAATGTGTTGGTGAGGGAAGATGGCCATATAATGTTGTCGGATTTTGATCTATCATTGAGATGTTGTGTCAATCCTACCCTTGTTAGATCAAGTGATGAACCTTCTTGTGCTATCTCTGCATATTGTATCCAGCCATCTTGCATTGATCCAGCATGCAAATTACCTGTTTGTGTGGAGCCTTCTTGCTTTCAACCTTCATGTTTTAAGCCTCGACTCTTCAACAATAAAACAACGAAAACAAGGGGTGATCGTGCAACCATGATTTCTTCTGATTCACTGCCCGTGCTGGTTGCAGAGCCAACTACAGCTCGGTCCATGTCCTTTGTTGGAACCCATGAATATTTAGCCCCAGAGATAATAAGAGGAGATGGTCATGGTAGTGCTGTTGATTGGTGGACATTTGGGATATTTCTGTACGAGTTACTACATGGGAAGACACCATTTAAAGGCAATGGAAATAGAGAGACATTGTTTAACGTTGTTGGTCAACCTCTTAAATTTCCCGAGGGATCCACAGTTAGTTTTGCTGCAAAGGATTTGATCCGAGGTCTACTTGTGAAGGATCCTCAAAAAAGATTAGGATTTAAACGAGGTGCCACGGAGATAAAACAACATCCTTTCTTTGAAAACGTTAACTGGGCTCTCATCCGAAGCACTCATCCTCCAGAGATCCCTAAACCAGTTGATCTTACATTTTTTAAACAATCGTCTAAAGCTGCTTCTGATTCTGATAGGTCATCATCTGGTCCTTatttagattttgaatttttctaa